In a genomic window of Thiolapillus brandeum:
- a CDS encoding NADH-quinone oxidoreductase subunit A — translation MLENYLPILIFIVIGLFVGVAAMGMGFILSPRNPDEEKGSRYECGFEAFEDARMKFDVRFYLVAILFILFDLEIAFFFPWAVVLDQIGPTGFWAMMIFLGILVVGFIYEWKKGALEWE, via the coding sequence GTGCTGGAAAACTATCTGCCAATCCTGATTTTCATCGTCATCGGCCTGTTTGTCGGTGTCGCCGCCATGGGCATGGGATTCATATTGTCGCCCCGCAATCCCGACGAAGAAAAAGGCTCCCGTTACGAGTGTGGTTTTGAGGCGTTCGAAGATGCGCGCATGAAGTTCGATGTGCGTTTCTATCTGGTGGCTATCCTGTTCATCCTCTTTGATCTGGAAATCGCCTTCTTCTTTCCCTGGGCGGTGGTACTGGATCAGATCGGTCCCACGGGTTTTTGGGCCATGATGATATTCCTCGGTATCCTGGTGGTCGGCTTCATCTATGAATGGAAAAAGGGAGCGCTGGAATGGGAATAG
- a CDS encoding NuoB/complex I 20 kDa subunit family protein — MGIEGVFEEGFVTTSLDTVINWARTGSMWPMTFGLACCAVEMMQAGASRYDLDRFGIIFRPSPRQSDVMIVAGTLVNKMAPALRKVYDQMPDPKWVISMGSCANGGGYYHYSYSVVRGCDRVVPVDVYVPGCPPTAEALLYGIVQLQNKIKRTNTIARTKPVEETP, encoded by the coding sequence ATGGGAATAGAAGGCGTATTCGAGGAGGGCTTCGTCACCACCTCGCTGGACACTGTCATCAACTGGGCCCGCACCGGCTCCATGTGGCCCATGACCTTTGGCCTGGCCTGTTGCGCCGTGGAAATGATGCAGGCTGGCGCCTCGCGCTACGATCTGGACCGTTTTGGCATCATCTTCCGTCCCAGTCCCAGGCAGTCTGACGTGATGATCGTTGCGGGCACTCTGGTGAACAAGATGGCGCCGGCCCTGCGCAAGGTTTACGATCAGATGCCCGACCCGAAATGGGTGATTTCCATGGGTTCCTGCGCCAATGGCGGTGGTTACTATCATTATTCCTATTCTGTAGTACGGGGCTGTGACCGGGTGGTTCCGGTGGATGTCTACGTACCCGGCTGTCCGCCTACTGCCGAGGCTCTTTTGTATGGCATCGTGCAGCTGCAGAACAAGATCAAACGCACCAACACTATCGCACGCACCAAGCCGGTTGAGGAAACCCCATGA
- a CDS encoding NADH-quinone oxidoreductase subunit C, which translates to MSLEDRLDDLEEAFEDHLEEDFPDCKWTRALGEMSLVVPREQLLPVMEILRSNSNLSFEQCIDVCGVDYAAYGHSEWNAEDAPNTGFSRGAERELVTEFEAESRFAVVYHLLSLAHNVRLRVKVFLDADYPVVDSVTGIWTGANWFEREAFDLFGILFNGHPDLRRILTDYGFIGHPFRKDFPMVGQVEMRYDEDKGRVVYEPVTVEQRTLVPRIVRHDYRYEEGCAPVSEEEQEPADG; encoded by the coding sequence ATGAGCCTGGAAGACCGCCTGGACGATCTGGAAGAAGCCTTCGAGGACCATCTGGAGGAAGACTTCCCCGATTGCAAGTGGACCCGCGCCCTGGGCGAGATGAGCCTTGTTGTGCCCCGGGAACAGTTGTTGCCGGTAATGGAGATCCTGCGCAGCAACAGCAATCTGAGTTTTGAACAATGCATCGACGTGTGCGGCGTGGACTACGCCGCCTATGGCCATTCCGAGTGGAATGCCGAGGATGCGCCCAACACGGGCTTCAGCCGGGGCGCGGAGCGGGAGCTGGTTACTGAATTCGAGGCCGAGAGCCGCTTTGCCGTGGTCTATCATCTCCTGTCATTGGCGCACAATGTCCGCTTGCGGGTGAAGGTTTTCCTGGATGCTGATTATCCTGTCGTGGATTCCGTTACCGGGATCTGGACGGGTGCCAACTGGTTTGAGCGGGAAGCCTTCGACCTGTTCGGCATTTTGTTCAATGGCCATCCGGATTTGCGCCGAATCCTCACGGATTATGGTTTCATTGGCCATCCTTTCCGCAAGGACTTTCCCATGGTTGGGCAGGTTGAGATGCGCTATGACGAGGACAAGGGCAGGGTGGTCTATGAGCCTGTCACCGTGGAGCAGCGAACCCTGGTGCCCCGGATAGTGCGTCATGACTATCGTTACGAGGAAGGTTGTGCGCCGGTGAGTGAAGAAGAACAGGAGCCTGCAGATGGCTGA
- a CDS encoding NADH-quinone oxidoreductase subunit D translates to MAEIRNYTLNFGPQHPAAHGVLRLVLEMDGEVIERADPHVGLLHRGTEKLAEHKPFNHSIPYMDRLDYVSMMCNEHGYVGTIEKLLGVKVPERAQYIRVMFDEITRILNHLMWLGAHALDVGAMTVFLYAFREREDLMDCYEAVSGARMHAAYYRVGGVYRDLPDQMPRYTRDHLRKEKDVKYRNRAREGSLLDFIEDFTERFPGYIDEYETLLTDNRIWKQRLVGIGVVTPERARQLGFTGPMIRGSGIAWDLRKKQPYAAYDKVDFDIPVGSNGDSYDRYLVRVEEMRQSNRIIKQCVDWLKNNPGPVMVGDPKVAPPPREKMKGDMEALIHHFKLFTEGYTVPEGEAYFAVEAPKGEFGCYIISDGANKPYRLKIRAPGFAHMAAMDEMTRGHMLADVVAVIGTMDVVFGEIDR, encoded by the coding sequence ATGGCTGAGATTCGCAACTATACCCTGAATTTCGGTCCCCAGCATCCCGCTGCCCACGGTGTACTGCGCCTGGTGCTGGAGATGGATGGCGAGGTCATTGAGCGTGCCGATCCTCACGTTGGCCTGCTGCACCGGGGAACGGAAAAGCTGGCAGAGCACAAGCCGTTCAATCATTCCATCCCTTATATGGATCGCCTGGACTACGTGTCCATGATGTGCAATGAACACGGTTATGTGGGCACTATTGAAAAGCTCCTGGGCGTTAAAGTGCCTGAGCGCGCTCAATATATCCGTGTTATGTTCGATGAGATTACGCGTATTCTCAACCATCTCATGTGGTTGGGCGCTCATGCGCTGGATGTTGGGGCCATGACCGTGTTCCTGTATGCCTTCCGTGAACGGGAAGACCTCATGGATTGCTACGAGGCCGTGTCCGGCGCACGTATGCATGCGGCCTACTACCGGGTGGGCGGCGTGTATCGCGACCTGCCGGATCAGATGCCACGCTATACCAGGGATCATCTGCGCAAGGAAAAGGATGTCAAGTACCGCAACCGCGCCCGGGAAGGCTCCCTGCTGGATTTCATCGAGGACTTTACTGAGCGCTTCCCCGGGTACATCGACGAGTACGAAACCCTGCTCACGGATAACCGCATCTGGAAGCAGCGCCTGGTGGGCATTGGGGTAGTCACCCCCGAACGCGCGCGCCAGCTGGGATTCACCGGCCCCATGATCCGCGGTTCCGGCATCGCCTGGGATCTGCGCAAAAAGCAGCCTTACGCCGCGTATGACAAGGTGGATTTCGACATCCCCGTGGGCAGCAATGGTGATTCCTACGATCGCTATCTGGTACGCGTGGAGGAAATGCGTCAGTCGAATCGCATCATCAAACAATGCGTGGACTGGCTGAAGAACAATCCCGGTCCGGTGATGGTGGGTGACCCCAAGGTGGCGCCGCCACCCCGGGAAAAGATGAAAGGCGACATGGAAGCCCTGATTCATCATTTCAAGCTGTTTACTGAAGGTTACACGGTGCCGGAAGGCGAAGCCTATTTCGCCGTGGAAGCGCCCAAGGGCGAATTTGGCTGCTACATCATTTCCGATGGCGCCAACAAACCTTACCGACTGAAAATCCGTGCCCCGGGATTTGCCCACATGGCAGCCATGGACGAGATGACCCGGGGACATATGCTGGCAGACGTGGTGGCCGTGATCGGCACCATGGACGTTGTTTTTGGGGAGATCGACCGCTGA
- the nuoE gene encoding NADH-quinone oxidoreductase subunit NuoE: MSLRCEPWARTDKREDKENLFSPEIRAEIDQWVAKYPDEWKQSAVMAALRIVQDSNGGYLTEELMDQVADYLDMPPIAVYEVATFYSMYELSEVGQHKINVCTNVSCMICGSENIVEHLEKRLGIKLGETTEDGRFTLKEVECLGACGGAPMFQIGRQYYENLTPELVDSILDSLEQDDGE, translated from the coding sequence ATGAGTCTTCGTTGTGAGCCCTGGGCCCGTACCGACAAGCGGGAAGACAAGGAAAACCTGTTTTCTCCCGAGATACGCGCCGAGATCGACCAGTGGGTCGCCAAGTATCCTGATGAATGGAAGCAGTCCGCAGTGATGGCTGCCCTGCGCATCGTGCAGGACAGCAATGGCGGTTACCTGACTGAGGAACTCATGGACCAGGTGGCAGACTACCTGGATATGCCTCCCATTGCGGTTTACGAGGTGGCTACCTTCTATTCCATGTATGAGCTCAGTGAGGTGGGGCAGCATAAGATCAATGTCTGCACCAATGTGTCCTGCATGATCTGCGGATCGGAGAACATCGTCGAACACCTGGAAAAGCGCCTGGGCATCAAATTGGGAGAAACCACGGAAGATGGCCGTTTTACGCTCAAGGAAGTGGAGTGTCTGGGAGCATGTGGCGGTGCGCCCATGTTTCAGATCGGCAGGCAGTACTATGAGAACCTGACCCCGGAACTGGTGGATTCCATTCTCGACAGCCTGGAGCAAGACGATGGCGAATGA